The following are from one region of the Nicotiana tabacum cultivar K326 chromosome 3, ASM71507v2, whole genome shotgun sequence genome:
- the LOC107811579 gene encoding RNA exonuclease 4-like → MDHRYDSSETHRNKCAACYRQFNKKEHLVEHMRTSYHSVHEPMCGVCKKHARSFESLREHLIGPLPKPDCERIFKEVGCDICLKILPSRNALRAHRESCQLSRSNNGVLYRMAKLGIQDNLRIDNSRGRVVALACKMVGGGIDGSLDLCARVCLIDEHENILFHSYVSPNLPVTNYRYETTGIRPEHLRDAMPLKQVSRKIQDYLCNGEPVWQIRSRTGRARILVGHGLDHDLKCLDMEYPAILIRDTANYPPLMKTSKLSNSLKHLTKTYLGYEIQTGVQDPYDDCVATMKLYMRMKSQAHKREDYPLATDPQNRNNFATWKQSELERMTPETMLEISRSDYYCWCLSS, encoded by the exons ATGGACCATAGATATGATTCTTCAGAGACTCACAG GAACAAGTGTGCAGCATGCTATCGGCAGTTCAACAAAAAGGAGCACCTAGTTGAACACATGAGGACATCTTATCATTCCGTTCATGAACCCATGTGTGGCGTTTGCAAAAAGCACGCTCGATCTTTTGAATCTTTGCGAGAGCATCTCATTG GGCCATTACCAAAGCCAGATTGTGAAAGGATTTTCAAGGAGGTAGGATGTGACATTTGTTTGAAAATCCTTCCTAGCCGAAATGCACTCAGAGCTCACAGGGAGTCATGTCAACTCTCTCGCTCAAATAAT GGTGTGCTATATCGCATGGCTAAGTTGGGAATCCAAGATAACCTAAGGATTGACAATAGCCGAGGAAGAGTTGTTGCTCTTGCCTGCAAAATGGTAGGCGGTGGCATCGATGGTTCTTTGGATCTTTGTGCAAGAGTTTGCCTCATTGATGAGCATGAAAATATCCTCTTTCACTCCTACGTCTCACCAAACCTTCCCGTTACTAACTACag GTATGAAACAACAGGCATAAGGCCAGAACATTTGAGGGATGCAATGCCATTGAAGCAAGTATCAAGAAAGATTCAAGATTATCTTTGTAATGGGGAACCTGTGTGGCAGATTCGTTCTAGAACTGGAAGGGCTAGGATTCTTGTTGGTCATGGTTTGGATCATGATCTTAAATGTTTAGACATGGAGTACCCAGCGATACTGATCAG GGATACTGCAAACTACCCTCCATTGATGAAAACAAGCAAGCTCAGCAACTCACTCAAGCACTTGACCAAAACTTACCTTGG ATATGAGATTCAAACAGGAGTCCAAGATCCCTATGATGACTGTGTTGCTACTATGAAGCTCTACATGAGAATGAAATCACAAGCCCACAAAAGAGAGGACTATCCGCTTGCCACGGACCCACAAAATCGAAATAATTTTGCGACGTGGAAGCAAAGCGAGCTTGAGAGGATGACGCCTGAAACAATGCTGGAAATCTCACGTTCTGATTATTACTGCTGGTGTTTGAGTTCCTAA
- the LOC142176658 gene encoding uncharacterized protein LOC142176658 — protein MGQQVCWIVGAAISKASPSCKLSLPWNNLCDNLIKLHRIPRITIVLWNKPEVGTFKLNTDGNFLKANSMAGMGGILRNDDGDIVIAVSILTQCSSNNYVEAQVAWFRVNWCIEHSYTNFTLELDSMIMTNMMKKKRAYNYKMNNIIEYTSQMLKQANVNIIQCYGEANQVVDSLAKLAATSTEESYYFSFQQLPKNVKDHIN, from the coding sequence ATGGGCCAACAAGTTTGCTGGATAGTTGGAGCAGCTATATCCAAAGCCTCTCCGAGCTGCAAACTCTCTCTTCCCTGGAATAATCTCTGTGACAACCTAATAAAGCTACATCGTATCCCAAGGATCACCATAGTTCTCTGGAACAAACCTGAAGTAGGCACTTTCAAGCTAAATACTGATGGCAACTTCCTAAAGGCGAATAGCATGGCTGGAATGGGAGGGATTCTAAGGAATGATGATGGCGACATAGTTATAGCGGTCTCTATCCTTACTCAGTGCAGTAGCAACAACTATGTAGAAGCTCAAGTAGCTTGGTTTAGAGTAAATTGGTGTATTGAACATAGTTACACAAATTTTACTCTAGAATTAGACTCCATGATTATGActaatatgatgaagaagaagagagcTTATAACTACAAGATGAACAACATTATAGAGTACACTTCTCAGATGTTGAAGCAGGCTAATGTTAATATTATACAGTGCTATGGGGAGGCTAATCAAGTTGTGGATTCCCTTGCTAAACTTGCTGCTACATCAACAGAGGAATCCTATTACTTCTCCTTCCAACAGCTTCCAAAAAATGTCAAGGACCATATCAATTAG